A genome region from Microbacterium profundi includes the following:
- a CDS encoding glycosyltransferase family 2 protein encodes MPVLNERAYLEHAVASVLEQELEGPAELVLALGPSTDGTTELAQRLAAHDERIRLVDNPDAHIPVGLNAAIRASRFPTIVRVDAHSELSPGYAHRALATLRRTGAANVGGVMRADGRTPFQTAVARAYNSPIGLGGGAYHGTAHEGEAESAYLGVMRRDVLEEVGLFDESIRRGEDWELNLRIRQAGHRVWLDPQLSVTYWPRESWWRLARQFRATGAWRGELVRRYGRSNGLRFFAPPALVLNVALALIVAVLQLTGVLSGVWSIVASVVYLPLVAYLLLVIAMALRPGGGRTPRERIWTLAVLPTMHLAWGAGFLVGVLRGARGTVDASRLGTQNTPLP; translated from the coding sequence ATGCCCGTGCTGAACGAACGCGCCTACCTTGAGCACGCCGTCGCCTCGGTGCTCGAGCAGGAACTGGAGGGCCCCGCGGAGCTCGTCCTCGCACTCGGGCCCTCGACCGACGGGACGACCGAACTCGCGCAGCGCCTCGCCGCGCATGACGAGCGCATCCGCCTGGTCGACAACCCCGATGCGCACATCCCCGTCGGTCTCAACGCCGCGATCCGTGCCAGCCGCTTCCCGACGATCGTCAGGGTCGACGCGCACTCGGAGCTCTCCCCCGGCTACGCGCACCGTGCGCTCGCGACCCTTCGCCGTACCGGTGCCGCCAATGTCGGCGGTGTGATGCGGGCCGACGGACGAACCCCGTTCCAGACGGCTGTGGCCCGCGCCTACAACTCTCCCATCGGACTCGGCGGCGGCGCCTACCACGGCACCGCTCACGAGGGCGAAGCCGAATCCGCGTACCTCGGGGTCATGCGCCGCGACGTCCTCGAGGAGGTCGGGCTCTTCGACGAATCGATCCGTCGCGGTGAGGACTGGGAACTGAACCTGCGCATCAGACAGGCCGGGCACAGGGTGTGGCTCGATCCGCAACTGTCAGTGACCTACTGGCCTCGCGAGAGCTGGTGGCGTCTGGCGCGTCAGTTCCGTGCCACCGGCGCCTGGCGAGGCGAACTCGTCCGGCGCTACGGGCGCAGCAACGGCCTGCGGTTCTTCGCGCCGCCGGCGCTGGTGCTCAACGTCGCACTCGCCCTGATCGTGGCGGTGCTGCAGCTGACCGGCGTTCTGAGCGGCGTCTGGTCGATCGTGGCGTCCGTCGTCTATCTGCCCCTGGTCGCCTACCTCCTGCTCGTCATCGCGATGGCACTGCGCCCGGGAGGCGGCAGAACCCCGCGCGAGCGCATCTGGACGCTCGCGGTGCTTCCGACCATGCATCTGGCGTGGGGTGCGGGCTTCCTCGTCGGTGTGCTCCGCGGCGCCCGCGGCACCGTCGACGCCTCGCGCCTCGGTACGCAGAACACGCCGCTGCCATAG
- a CDS encoding CDP-glycerol glycerophosphotransferase family protein yields the protein MTTARIDEQAETLVIAGTGPKPTTATLEGPRARAVGRITGGGKTWKAIIPLRSIRWGSEELPLPSGSYALSVAGVDLDDVEIGPSLLASIRIALHGAHVEIAAPLALIHETSEGQSTLEERYVAQSGGDENAVFFESFYGQSVGCNPRAIDRELAARAPNVTRYWSVVDMSIAVPEGAIAVVEGSPEWWRARGAARLLIVNDWMRRRFARKAGQKVLQTWHGTPLKRLALHRRGFDPRRMAAVVKESRRWDVLLAQNTYSERILKKAYAFFGKPIWTDGYPRNDVLTTDDGSATRRALGVGPDERVLLYAPTWRDDRSEIVDFVDPQLLAEQTDAVVLVRGHSRTLRPGRDQSGARVIDVTGYPDTARLLLVADALITDYSSVMFDYSVTGKPMYFMVPDLDHYRGELRGFYFDLAERAPGPLVTTQDELSDALMDESLPGFFAERYAAWRRQFNSLDDGHAAERVVSRLLDLGFVDA from the coding sequence ATGACGACTGCCCGGATCGATGAGCAGGCGGAGACGCTGGTCATCGCAGGCACGGGGCCGAAGCCGACCACGGCGACGCTCGAAGGGCCGCGGGCGCGTGCGGTGGGCAGGATCACCGGTGGGGGCAAGACCTGGAAGGCGATCATTCCGCTTCGCAGCATCCGCTGGGGGAGTGAAGAGCTGCCGTTGCCATCGGGATCGTACGCGCTGAGCGTCGCCGGCGTCGATCTCGATGACGTCGAGATCGGCCCTTCGCTGCTCGCGAGCATCCGGATAGCACTGCACGGCGCCCATGTCGAGATCGCCGCTCCGCTCGCGTTGATCCATGAGACGAGCGAGGGGCAGTCGACGCTGGAGGAGCGCTACGTCGCTCAGTCCGGCGGCGACGAGAACGCCGTGTTCTTCGAGAGCTTCTACGGGCAGAGCGTCGGCTGCAACCCGCGGGCGATCGACCGCGAGCTCGCGGCACGCGCCCCGAACGTCACCAGGTACTGGAGCGTCGTCGACATGTCGATCGCCGTCCCGGAGGGCGCGATCGCCGTGGTCGAGGGAAGTCCCGAGTGGTGGCGCGCGCGGGGAGCAGCACGGCTGCTCATCGTGAACGACTGGATGCGGCGCCGCTTCGCGCGCAAGGCGGGCCAGAAGGTGCTGCAGACGTGGCACGGCACTCCGCTGAAGCGTCTCGCGCTGCACCGGCGCGGGTTCGACCCCAGGCGCATGGCCGCAGTCGTGAAGGAATCGCGCCGTTGGGATGTGCTGCTCGCGCAGAACACCTACTCCGAACGGATCCTGAAGAAGGCGTACGCGTTCTTCGGCAAGCCGATCTGGACCGACGGCTACCCGCGCAACGACGTGCTCACGACGGACGACGGATCGGCGACGCGAAGGGCGCTGGGCGTCGGTCCCGACGAGCGGGTGCTGCTGTACGCGCCGACCTGGCGCGACGACCGCAGCGAGATCGTCGATTTCGTCGACCCGCAGCTGCTCGCAGAGCAGACGGATGCTGTGGTGCTGGTGCGCGGACACTCGCGTACCCTGCGCCCTGGGCGCGACCAGTCCGGGGCTCGGGTGATCGACGTGACCGGCTATCCGGACACGGCCCGGCTGCTGCTGGTCGCCGACGCACTCATCACCGACTACTCCTCGGTCATGTTCGACTACAGCGTGACCGGCAAGCCGATGTACTTCATGGTTCCCGACCTGGACCACTATCGCGGTGAGCTGCGCGGTTTCTACTTCGATCTCGCCGAACGCGCGCCTGGGCCGTTGGTCACGACGCAGGACGAGCTCTCCGACGCCCTCATGGACGAATCGCTGCCCGGATTCTTCGCCGAGCGGTACGCCGCGTGGCGCAGGCAGTTCAATTCGCTCGACGACGGGCATGCTGCGGAGCGTGTGGTCTCGCGGCTGCTGGATCTCGGTTTCGTCGACGCGTGA
- a CDS encoding CDP-glycerol glycerophosphotransferase family protein, with amino-acid sequence MASFSFGSGNAAKLLRIPLYAVGGIGAAIVPRGQRWVFGCGAGIGDGALALWTLATAEGHDAVWLVSSPRERADAAALGIPTISKSSLRGWWATARAGVLVVTHGLGDVNRYAVSGGFVVQLWHGIPLKRIGLDSPATTQVPNVPGAGLLRRLVGLLYRRTAQRIRVLPAASDRSRGRLESAFALGDARVVVTGEPRVDVLSTGTDEERRQTASALLDAASGPLPEGARALLYAPTWRDGGDDVAVPTASEWVRIITLLESQNAVLFIRSHPLGAGAYQPSLPSARVRMLGSDLVSDITPALAGFDTLITDYSSLAYDVGLLAMPVLYLAPDAADYARTRGFYGRYEDVAGVDAATDWTELLEQLGALLADPDAFAARSTRSSTLSAQMHAYRDGRNSRRVYQAIRQRGIPAPKGAR; translated from the coding sequence GTGGCGTCCTTCTCCTTCGGCTCCGGCAATGCGGCCAAGCTTCTTCGCATCCCGTTGTATGCCGTCGGCGGAATAGGCGCTGCCATCGTGCCCCGCGGGCAGCGCTGGGTGTTCGGCTGCGGCGCGGGCATCGGCGACGGCGCGCTGGCGCTGTGGACGCTCGCGACGGCCGAGGGGCACGACGCCGTCTGGCTCGTCTCCTCTCCTCGCGAACGAGCGGATGCCGCGGCCCTCGGCATCCCCACGATCTCGAAGTCGTCGCTGCGGGGCTGGTGGGCCACCGCACGAGCCGGCGTCCTCGTCGTGACACATGGTCTCGGTGACGTGAACCGGTACGCCGTCTCAGGCGGCTTCGTCGTACAGCTGTGGCACGGCATTCCGCTCAAGCGCATCGGGCTCGACTCGCCCGCGACCACGCAGGTTCCGAACGTTCCAGGCGCCGGCCTCCTTCGCCGTCTGGTCGGCCTGCTGTACCGCCGCACCGCACAGCGCATCCGCGTGCTGCCCGCGGCATCCGATCGCTCGCGGGGCCGGCTCGAATCCGCGTTCGCACTGGGCGATGCGCGCGTCGTCGTCACCGGCGAGCCGCGCGTGGACGTGCTGTCGACCGGCACCGACGAAGAGCGGCGGCAGACGGCATCCGCTCTGCTCGACGCCGCATCCGGCCCGCTACCCGAGGGCGCCCGCGCACTCCTGTACGCACCGACCTGGCGCGACGGCGGCGATGACGTCGCCGTGCCGACCGCCTCGGAGTGGGTGCGCATCATCACCCTGCTCGAGTCGCAGAACGCCGTGCTCTTCATCCGGTCCCATCCGCTGGGAGCCGGCGCGTATCAGCCGTCGCTGCCGAGCGCCCGAGTGCGGATGCTGGGATCCGACCTCGTCTCCGACATCACTCCCGCGCTGGCGGGGTTCGACACGCTCATCACCGACTACTCGTCGCTGGCCTACGACGTCGGGCTTCTGGCGATGCCGGTGCTGTATCTCGCACCGGATGCCGCGGACTACGCCCGCACGCGCGGTTTCTACGGGCGGTACGAAGACGTCGCCGGTGTTGACGCGGCGACGGACTGGACCGAGTTGCTCGAGCAGCTCGGCGCCCTGCTCGCGGACCCCGATGCGTTCGCCGCGCGTTCCACGCGATCCAGTACGCTCAGCGCACAGATGCACGCATACCGCGACGGACGCAACAGCCGCCGGGTGTACCAGGCGATCCGCCAGCGGGGAATCCCCGCGCCGAAGGGAGCACGATGA
- a CDS encoding S1C family serine protease has protein sequence MNEDKNTNESASPEQPAPQERGGSGAGHDMPAAFASYHAPTSQGPQAPGAAFGISTPATGVPAAAEGAAVQTVTKTKEKKPFGAGKVAALIVAASLVGGAAGLGGSYLGNNLWSQPVGSTATGTGTITVNNPGSVNETTAIATTVLPSVVTLEVAGQEGSGSGSGVVLSKDGYVLTNTHVVTLGGAAADPAIRVTGSDGQIYDATIVGTDPIYDLAVIKLEGAEDLTPIEFADSSELNVGSTAVAVGAPLGLSNSVTTGIVSALNRSIQIASSALPDSADQDSQDDGGDSGQEGGPFQFDLPGTETQNATESISIAVIQTDAAINPGNSGGALVDSEGKLIGINVAIATAGSSEESGSIGVGFAIPSNVAKRISEEIIEDGAATHGLLGASVRDASSVEGSEVAGAYIADTPVSGGAAESAGLSEGDIVTTFNGAPIASATDLTAQVRAAAAGSDAKLTYVRDGKSYDIDVKLGELSL, from the coding sequence ATGAACGAAGACAAGAACACCAACGAGTCCGCGTCACCCGAGCAGCCTGCGCCGCAGGAGCGGGGCGGCAGTGGTGCCGGCCATGACATGCCGGCGGCGTTCGCGTCGTACCACGCGCCGACCTCTCAGGGGCCCCAGGCGCCCGGTGCCGCGTTCGGCATCTCCACACCTGCCACGGGCGTTCCGGCCGCCGCGGAGGGCGCTGCGGTGCAGACCGTGACGAAGACCAAGGAGAAGAAGCCGTTCGGCGCAGGCAAGGTGGCCGCACTCATCGTCGCAGCCTCGCTCGTCGGAGGCGCAGCCGGACTCGGCGGCAGCTACCTCGGCAACAACCTCTGGTCGCAACCGGTCGGCTCCACTGCGACCGGGACCGGCACGATCACCGTGAACAACCCGGGTTCCGTGAACGAGACCACCGCGATCGCGACCACCGTGCTGCCCTCCGTCGTCACGCTCGAGGTCGCTGGCCAGGAAGGATCGGGCAGCGGCTCAGGCGTCGTGCTCAGCAAGGACGGCTACGTGCTCACGAACACGCACGTCGTCACCCTCGGCGGCGCGGCCGCGGATCCCGCCATCAGGGTGACGGGCTCCGACGGTCAGATCTACGACGCCACGATCGTCGGCACCGACCCGATCTACGACCTCGCGGTCATCAAGCTCGAGGGCGCGGAAGACCTGACACCGATCGAGTTCGCGGATTCGTCCGAGCTCAACGTCGGCTCCACGGCGGTCGCCGTCGGTGCACCTCTCGGACTTTCGAACTCGGTCACCACCGGCATCGTCAGTGCGCTGAACCGCAGCATCCAGATCGCATCGTCCGCCCTTCCGGACTCGGCGGATCAGGACAGCCAGGACGACGGCGGCGACTCCGGTCAGGAGGGCGGTCCGTTCCAGTTCGACCTTCCGGGCACCGAGACCCAGAACGCGACCGAGTCGATCTCGATCGCGGTGATCCAGACGGATGCCGCGATCAACCCCGGGAACTCGGGTGGTGCGCTCGTCGACAGCGAGGGCAAGCTCATCGGCATCAACGTCGCCATCGCGACAGCCGGCAGTTCCGAGGAGTCCGGTTCGATCGGGGTGGGCTTCGCGATTCCGTCGAACGTCGCCAAGCGCATCTCCGAGGAGATCATCGAGGATGGCGCCGCGACGCACGGTCTGCTCGGCGCCTCTGTCAGAGACGCCTCCTCCGTGGAAGGATCCGAGGTGGCCGGCGCGTACATCGCCGACACTCCGGTGAGCGGCGGTGCGGCCGAGTCCGCGGGTCTGAGCGAGGGGGACATCGTCACCACCTTCAACGGCGCACCGATCGCGAGTGCCACCGACCTCACCGCCCAGGTGCGTGCAGCAGCGGCCGGCAGTGATGCGAAGCTCACATATGTCCGCGACGGCAAGTCGTACGACATCGACGTGAAACTGGGAGAGCTCAGCCTCTGA
- a CDS encoding aminotransferase class I/II-fold pyridoxal phosphate-dependent enzyme has protein sequence MSGIPGAWRRTAAGAGLLSPDGAVAPTIFAEMSASAMRTGAINLGQGFPDEDGPAEVLEAARAAISQGVNQYPPGRGFADLLEAISEHQRRFYGLSVDPATEVIVTAGATEALTATLLALIDSPDDEVVVFEPYYDSYAAAVALAGARLRTVPLRLPDFQPDLEVLAASVTDRTRLILVNDPHNPTGVAFSPEVKAEVIRLAHLHDAVIVTDEVYEHLTFTAPHVPIATLPGAAERTLTISSGGKTFSATGWKIGWIHGPADLITAVLTVKQYLTYVNGSAFQPAIAVGLRLPDTFFADAAATLARKHEILGAGLRDAGFEVIAPQGGYFTVADASALGGADSMAFCRALPDTAGVVAIPLEAFVSEEHRGDYAGLVRFAACKRVEVLEEAAQRLAAATF, from the coding sequence ATGAGTGGTATTCCCGGCGCCTGGCGGCGCACCGCGGCAGGGGCCGGCCTGCTGTCTCCCGACGGCGCCGTCGCGCCCACCATCTTCGCAGAGATGTCTGCGTCCGCGATGAGAACGGGCGCGATCAACCTCGGGCAGGGATTCCCCGATGAGGACGGCCCTGCCGAAGTTCTCGAAGCCGCCCGTGCCGCCATCTCGCAGGGCGTGAACCAGTATCCGCCCGGGCGCGGATTCGCAGATCTTCTGGAGGCGATCAGCGAGCACCAGCGCCGCTTCTACGGGCTTTCGGTGGACCCCGCGACAGAGGTGATCGTGACCGCCGGTGCGACAGAAGCACTGACGGCGACACTGCTGGCGTTGATCGACTCCCCGGACGACGAGGTCGTCGTGTTCGAGCCGTATTACGACTCGTACGCGGCAGCGGTGGCTCTCGCCGGTGCGCGGCTGCGCACCGTTCCCCTGCGCCTGCCGGATTTCCAGCCGGACCTCGAGGTGCTCGCAGCATCCGTCACCGACCGCACGCGGCTCATCCTCGTGAACGACCCGCACAACCCGACCGGGGTGGCGTTCTCGCCGGAGGTGAAGGCCGAGGTCATCCGCCTCGCGCACCTGCACGATGCGGTCATCGTCACCGACGAAGTGTACGAGCACCTCACGTTCACCGCGCCCCACGTGCCGATCGCCACGCTGCCGGGCGCCGCGGAGCGCACGCTGACGATCTCCTCCGGAGGCAAGACGTTCTCGGCGACCGGTTGGAAGATCGGCTGGATCCACGGTCCCGCCGATCTGATCACCGCCGTGCTGACCGTCAAGCAGTACCTCACGTACGTGAACGGATCGGCATTCCAGCCGGCGATCGCCGTCGGCCTGCGCTTGCCGGACACCTTCTTCGCGGATGCCGCTGCCACCCTTGCGCGCAAGCACGAGATTCTCGGGGCGGGCCTTCGTGATGCCGGATTCGAAGTGATCGCGCCGCAGGGCGGATACTTCACGGTCGCAGATGCGTCAGCACTAGGCGGGGCGGATTCGATGGCCTTCTGTCGGGCGCTGCCGGACACGGCCGGCGTGGTCGCGATCCCATTGGAGGCGTTCGTGAGCGAGGAGCACCGCGGCGACTACGCCGGGCTCGTGCGATTCGCCGCCTGCAAGCGCGTCGAGGTGCTCGAGGAAGCTGCGCAGCGGTTGGCTGCCGCGACGTTCTGA
- a CDS encoding carbon-nitrogen hydrolase family protein — MSETAALTVAVCQFSPTASRADNRARIAELTADAAVRGARLVVFPEYSSYFVDPMDATLAANSESLDGDFVGALQATASAHDVTIIAGLVESAGDRVRNTLVAMDAAGLRATYRKQHLYDAFGQTESDWIEAGELGAPETLDVGGLRIAMMTCYDLRFPEVARTLVDVGADVIVVPAEWVRGPLKEHHWTTLLAARAIENTVYVVSADHPTPIGVGHSQIVDPQGVVIAGVGTAEGIAVAELTKDAVTRVREVNPVLRLRRYGVVPR; from the coding sequence ATGTCCGAGACCGCCGCACTCACCGTCGCCGTCTGCCAGTTCAGCCCGACAGCCTCACGGGCGGACAACCGCGCCCGCATCGCGGAGTTGACGGCGGATGCCGCGGTCAGGGGAGCGCGCCTGGTGGTGTTCCCCGAATACTCCAGTTACTTCGTCGACCCGATGGATGCGACCCTGGCCGCGAATTCCGAATCTCTCGACGGCGATTTCGTCGGTGCGCTGCAGGCGACGGCATCCGCTCACGACGTGACGATCATCGCCGGCCTGGTGGAATCGGCGGGGGATCGGGTGCGCAACACGCTCGTCGCCATGGATGCCGCCGGCCTGCGTGCGACGTACCGCAAACAGCATCTGTACGACGCCTTCGGGCAGACCGAGTCGGACTGGATCGAGGCCGGGGAGCTCGGCGCCCCGGAGACGCTCGACGTCGGCGGACTGCGCATCGCGATGATGACCTGTTACGACCTGCGCTTCCCCGAGGTCGCTCGCACGCTCGTCGATGTCGGAGCCGACGTCATCGTCGTTCCGGCGGAATGGGTGCGCGGCCCGCTCAAGGAGCATCACTGGACCACGCTGCTCGCAGCGCGCGCGATCGAGAACACGGTCTACGTCGTCTCCGCCGATCACCCGACGCCCATCGGAGTGGGGCACTCGCAGATCGTCGATCCGCAGGGTGTGGTGATCGCAGGAGTGGGCACCGCCGAGGGCATCGCCGTGGCAGAGCTCACGAAGGATGCCGTCACCCGTGTCCGTGAGGTTAACCCGGTTCTGCGGCTGCGCCGCTACGGCGTCGTCCCGCGCTGA
- a CDS encoding UPF0182 family membrane protein has translation MTTTSAPNPATPRTSRRIITISLVIIAAIIAAFFVFAALYTDFLWFDQLQFANVLTTQWLATAVMFVVGFLAMAVPLFIVIQLAYRLRPVYVRLSSQLDRYQEVIEPLRRLAMWGMPIFFGLFAGFAAAGNWETVWLWFNGGATGEVDPQFGMDTGFYLFAMPFYSILLAFVSAVILLSLIVTALVSYLYGSVRIGQGELRISKPARIQLAVLAGLYLLVQAASLWLDRYKTLVTEEDRITGAAYTSVNATIPGMAILAILAALVAILFFVTAVIGRWRFPLVATGLLIVASLVVGIGYPWVVETFQVKPNQNSFQAEFYQRNIDGTKDAYDIADLEVTPFKAETTAEAGQLRNDAETTASIRILDPSIISPTVQQLEQFRNYYQFQETLDVDRYNIDGEMQDTVVAVRELNVDKLGDSNSWNNRTAVYTHGYGLVAAAGNQRTSEGEPVFLERGIPSSGFLTEGEEYEPRVYFGENSPLYSIVGAPEGTDPVEIDYPRGKDGANETKNTFDGDGGPSVGNTLNKLLYALKFQEAEILFSDLVNDESQILYDRDPISRVQKVAPYLELDSDPYPSVVDGRVVWIVDGYTTSSTYPYSTSVSLSDAIADSNTAAPNFAIDDINYIRNSVKATVDAYDGSVTLYAWDDEDPILKAWQKVYPATVEPISEMSADLMSHVRYPTDLFKVQREILGVYHVDTAGSFAQQDNRWQTPNDPRNDNQLQPPYYLSMQMPGQDSPRFSMFSTFIPASSQGTTSRNVLMGYLAVDSDAGATAGEKADGYGQLRMLEIDADTTVPGPGQVQNTFDSDTTIADKLNVLTLGKSEVKYGNLLTLPVGGGLLYVQPVYVQSSEGTQLPLLQKVLVTFGDSIAFEDTLTAALDVIFGGDSGASGGDEEVEPVDPGDGTNPPDEGTTDPDEGTTPPPADADARETALAAAQQALTDRDAALKSGDLTAFAEADKRLTAAITDLLALESAE, from the coding sequence GTGACCACGACCTCGGCGCCGAATCCGGCCACGCCCCGTACCTCCCGACGAATCATCACGATCTCGCTGGTGATCATCGCAGCGATAATCGCTGCGTTCTTCGTCTTCGCCGCGCTCTACACGGACTTCCTCTGGTTCGACCAGTTGCAGTTCGCGAACGTCCTCACCACGCAGTGGCTCGCCACCGCGGTGATGTTCGTGGTGGGGTTCCTCGCGATGGCGGTGCCGCTGTTCATCGTGATCCAACTGGCATACCGGCTGCGCCCGGTCTACGTGCGACTGAGCTCGCAGCTCGACCGCTACCAGGAGGTCATCGAGCCGCTGCGCCGCCTGGCGATGTGGGGCATGCCCATCTTCTTCGGCCTGTTCGCCGGCTTCGCCGCCGCAGGCAACTGGGAGACGGTCTGGCTCTGGTTCAACGGAGGTGCGACCGGTGAGGTCGACCCGCAGTTCGGCATGGACACCGGGTTCTACCTGTTCGCGATGCCCTTCTACTCGATCCTGCTGGCGTTCGTGTCAGCGGTGATCCTTTTGTCGCTGATCGTCACAGCCCTCGTGTCGTATCTCTACGGCTCGGTGCGCATCGGCCAGGGCGAGCTGCGTATCTCGAAGCCGGCTCGCATCCAGCTGGCCGTGCTCGCGGGGCTCTACCTGCTCGTCCAGGCAGCGAGCCTCTGGCTCGACCGCTACAAGACGCTCGTCACCGAAGAAGATCGCATCACCGGCGCGGCGTACACGAGCGTCAACGCGACGATCCCCGGCATGGCGATCCTCGCCATCCTCGCTGCGCTCGTCGCGATCCTGTTCTTCGTCACGGCGGTCATCGGCCGCTGGCGCTTCCCGCTGGTGGCGACCGGTCTGCTGATCGTCGCATCGCTCGTCGTCGGCATCGGCTACCCCTGGGTGGTCGAGACCTTCCAGGTGAAGCCGAACCAGAACAGCTTCCAGGCCGAGTTCTACCAGCGCAACATCGACGGCACCAAGGACGCCTACGACATCGCCGACCTCGAGGTGACTCCGTTCAAGGCGGAGACCACCGCCGAGGCGGGGCAGCTGCGCAATGACGCCGAGACCACGGCATCCATCCGCATCCTCGACCCGAGCATCATCAGCCCGACGGTGCAGCAGCTCGAGCAGTTCCGCAACTACTACCAGTTCCAGGAGACGCTCGACGTCGACCGCTACAACATCGACGGCGAGATGCAGGACACCGTAGTGGCGGTGCGCGAGCTCAACGTCGACAAGCTCGGCGACAGCAACAGCTGGAACAACCGCACCGCGGTCTACACTCACGGCTATGGCCTCGTGGCCGCTGCCGGAAACCAGCGCACGAGCGAGGGTGAGCCGGTGTTCCTCGAGCGCGGCATCCCGTCCTCCGGATTCCTGACCGAAGGCGAGGAGTACGAGCCGCGCGTGTACTTCGGTGAGAACTCACCGCTGTACTCGATCGTGGGCGCGCCGGAGGGCACCGACCCGGTCGAGATCGACTATCCGCGTGGCAAGGACGGCGCGAACGAGACGAAGAACACCTTCGATGGCGACGGAGGCCCGAGCGTCGGCAACACGCTGAACAAGCTGCTGTACGCGCTGAAGTTCCAGGAGGCGGAGATCCTGTTCTCCGACCTCGTGAATGATGAATCCCAGATCCTGTACGACCGGGACCCGATCTCCCGCGTGCAGAAGGTCGCTCCGTACCTCGAACTCGACAGCGACCCGTACCCGAGCGTCGTCGACGGTCGAGTTGTCTGGATCGTCGACGGCTACACGACCAGCTCGACGTACCCGTACTCGACGAGCGTGAGCCTGTCGGATGCGATCGCCGATTCGAACACGGCAGCGCCGAACTTCGCGATCGACGACATCAACTACATCCGCAACTCGGTCAAGGCCACCGTCGACGCGTACGACGGCTCGGTGACCCTGTACGCATGGGACGACGAGGACCCGATCCTCAAGGCTTGGCAGAAGGTCTACCCCGCGACCGTCGAGCCGATCAGCGAGATGTCGGCCGACCTCATGAGCCACGTGCGCTACCCGACCGATCTGTTCAAGGTGCAGCGCGAGATCCTCGGTGTCTACCACGTCGACACCGCCGGATCCTTCGCGCAGCAGGACAACCGCTGGCAGACGCCGAACGACCCGCGCAACGACAACCAGCTGCAGCCGCCGTACTACCTGTCGATGCAGATGCCTGGGCAGGATTCGCCGCGCTTCTCGATGTTCTCGACGTTCATCCCGGCGTCCTCTCAGGGGACGACGAGTCGTAACGTCCTGATGGGCTATCTCGCGGTCGATTCGGATGCTGGCGCGACTGCCGGCGAGAAGGCAGACGGCTACGGTCAGTTGCGGATGCTGGAGATCGATGCGGACACGACTGTGCCCGGTCCAGGTCAGGTGCAGAACACGTTCGACTCCGACACGACCATCGCCGACAAGCTCAACGTGCTGACCCTGGGCAAGTCCGAGGTCAAGTACGGCAACCTGCTGACGCTGCCCGTCGGCGGCGGTCTGCTCTATGTGCAGCCGGTGTACGTGCAGTCGTCCGAGGGAACTCAGCTGCCGCTGCTGCAGAAGGTGCTGGTCACGTTCGGTGACAGCATCGCCTTCGAAGACACGCTCACTGCGGCGCTTGACGTCATCTTCGGCGGCGACTCCGGCGCGAGCGGCGGAGACGAAGAGGTCGAGCCCGTCGACCCCGGTGACGGCACGAACCCTCCGGACGAGGGCACGACCGATCCTGATGAGGGCACGACGCCGCCGCCGGCCGACGCGGATGCACGTGAGACGGCTCTTGCCGCCGCACAGCAGGCGCTGACCGACCGCGACGCGGCGCTGAAGTCGGGCGACCTCACGGCGTTCGCCGAGGCCGACAAGCGCCTCACCGCCGCGATCACCGATCTGCTGGCTCTGGAGTCCGCCGAGTAA